The Gossypium hirsutum isolate 1008001.06 chromosome A13, Gossypium_hirsutum_v2.1, whole genome shotgun sequence nucleotide sequence TGTAAATACTGTAGCAACTAGTACAAACTAAACCGAGGCTTGCCATTGTTTATGTCGTTAGAGGTTGAAAGATAGAGACAAGTTCGATGTCATTGCAGGATTTTTACTATTAATTATATCCCATACTTTGTCCTAATAGATATAGGACCTACTCATTTCATATGTTGCATAAAATATGTCTAATAAATTGGGTGTTGGATTAGAAGAAATCATTACTGATGTTACTGTAGTAAGTCTCTTAGGATAATCGATTATTGTAAACAAAATCTATAGGAGATGTCTATTGGAAGTTCAAAGGGTAGTGTTTCCAGCGGATCTTATGGAGTTACCTTTTGGagagtttgatgtaattcttggtataGATTGATTAGTGGAACACAAAGTTAGCTTAGATTTTTCCTCTAACTTTGAGAATAGCTGAGGGTAGAGAAATTGTTATGGCTAGGGAGCGACGAGATTATTTTTCCAAAGTAATTTTCGCTATGGTCGTTGAAAAGTTAGTTGGAAAGGATGCGAAGCATATCTAGCTTATGTAATTGATGTGAATGCCAATAGTTCTTCCATAGATAACATCTGAATCATTAGGGGATTTCTAGATGTGTTTCTTAATGAGTTATCGGGGTTACCTCTAGATCGTAAGGTAGAATTTGGAATCAAATTGTTGCCAAAAATTGCTCCGATGTCCATTGCTCCATATCGCATATCATCTAAAGAGTTAcaagaataaataatttaacctCAAGAGCTTTTGGATCATGGGTTTATTAGACCTAGTGTTTCTTTGTAGGGAGTTTcgattttatttatgaaaaagaaaaatggctcCCTAAGGCTGTGCATAGACTatcaaaaattaaacaatttgactattaaaaataaatatcctctgcctaGGATAGACGATCTATTTGATAAATTCTGATGTGTAATAGTgttttttaaaatagatttaagGTCGGGATACTATCAACTAAAGGTAAAAGAGGCAGATGCACCCAAAATTGCATTTCAAACCTGATATAGCTACTATGAATTCCTTGTAATTCCCTTTGGTTTAACCAACACTTTTTTCGCCtctatggatttaatgaatcgagtgttccaacccTTCCTTGatcaattttttgttgtattcattgacgatatCTTAGTCTATTCAATAACCGAAACCGAGTATGATGAACATCTTAGAAAGATTCTGCAAGTCCTCTGAGAAAAGAAACTATATGCCAAATTAAGTACATGTAAATTTTGGGTTAAGTAGGTTATGTTTCTAaggcatgtggtatccgcataTTCGAAAAAGATAGAGGCCATACTAGAATGTAAACAACccaaaaatttttttgaaatctgAAGTTTTCTTGGTTTAGTCGGGTACTATCATAGATTCATTAAAGGGTTCTCTTTGATAGTTGCACCACTAACCAATTTGTTGAGGAAGGATTTTCCTTTTAAATGGATGGATGAGCAACAATCTAAGTTTAAAAAGCTAAAGGTTGGTTAACCCAAGCTTTCGTGTTGATTTAGCTTAAGTCAGGAAAGAAGTATGTGTTGTACAGTTATATATCCTACACTAGCCTTGGATGTGTATTGATGTAAGGTGATAAGGTAATTGCCTATGCATCGAGGCAATTAAAGCAACGTTAGTGCAATTACCCAACTCATGACTTAAAGTTGACAGCAGTGGTAttcacattgaaaatttggagaaactacttgtatggtgagaactGCTACATCTATATCGACCATAAGAGTCTCAAATACATTCTCACCCCAAAAGAATTGAACCTGAGGCAACGGAGGTGGATAgaattgttaaaggattatgattgtgtAATTGAATACCACACCGAAAAAGTCAATGTAATGgcagatgctctgagtagaaaatagATGACTGAtttaagagcaatgtttgctagGTTAAGTCTAATGGATAATAAAGGCTTGCTAGCTAAGCTACAAGTGAAACCCACATTAGCCAATGAAATCAAGTTCAAACAACCCTTAGATATGTCTTTGTTGTCGCATATTAAGCAGGTGGAAGGTAGCAAGACTGAAGACTTCAGGTTTAATTACAACGGTATTTTATGCTTTTGAGGGAGGTATTGTGTGCCAAATGAAAAGAATTTAAGGCAGTCCATACTTCGGGAAGCGCATGCTAGCCCTTATGCCATACATCCTAGAGGAAATAAGATGTATTAGGATGTAAAGGATTCATAATAGTGGCCTAGACTAAAATGAGACGTGACAGAATTTGCGATTAAGTGTCTAAcgtgttagcaagttaaagctaaacatcggTTCCCTTCTAGGTTGTTACAACCAATAAAAATACCGTAGTGGAAGTGGGAACGAATAAAAATAGGCATTTTTAGTGGATTACCCTTAATAACCAATAAGAAATATTTAGTGGATTACCCTTAATAACCAATAAGAAATATTCAATCTGGATGATAGCAGACCGATTAACTAAGCCAGCTCATTTCTTACCTGTCTGCACAAACTATTCCTTACAAAAGCTGACTAAGTTATATATTTCAAAGATTGTAAGGTTATATGGGGTATCCATATCAATCATCTCAGATCAAGATCCTCTGTTTACATCTAGATTCTAGAGAATGCTTCACAAGCCACTATGGACTCATTTGGATTTCAGTACTACCTTTCATTCACAAATTAACAGATAATCTGAACGAGTCATTCAAATATTAGAGGATATGCTAAGAGGTTGTGTCATAGAATTCCAAAGTAGTTGAGAAGAACATTTGCCTCTAGcaaaatttgcttataacaatagctccCAATCAAGTATACAAATGTCACCCTATGAAGTCTTGTATGGTCAAAAGTGTCAAACACCACTATGTTGGACCGAACTGGGAGAATGAAAAATTTTGGGTCTAGAAATGGTATAGGAGTCTAAGGGGGACAATTAAATTGATATAGGATAGACTAAAAGCGGCTTCGGATAAGCAAAAGTTATATGCGGACTTaaagagaaaagatattgaatacAGTGTTGGAGATCAAATTTTCCTGAAAGTATCCCTATGGCAAAAAGTGTTAAGGTTCGGACAAAAGGGTAAGTTAAGTCCTAGGTTCATCAGACCATATAAAATCTTTAAGAGAGTTGGTCTAGTGGTATATCAATTAGAATTACCCCTAGAATTGAATTGTATTCATCATGTATTCCACATCTCCATGTTGAGACGATACCAATCCAACCCTTCCCATATCGTACCAATTGAATAGATAGAGGTGTGACTGAATTTGTCTTTTGAAAAGGAACCCGTATGGATTCTAGATCATAATATAAAGGTTTTGAGAAGGATGCAAATTCCACTCGTTAAGGTTTTGTGACAGAACCATGGTACGAATGAGGCCATTTGGGAACCAAAAAAGACATTTCGTTAATAATATCCCCATCTGTTCAaaccaggtaaattttgaggatgaaatttctttaaggaggggagagttgtcacaCACCAAAATATAGAGAGTTAActgaaataaataactaaaaaaataaataggctTTGTGGTTAAGTAGTTAGTGCATTCCTTAGAGATCATAGGTTCAAGCCACTCAtctctcatttctttcttttttattttcaacaaactAGAATAAAAACcatactaaaaaaaatattattgggAGTAAAAATCTAATAAGAAATAGATAGCAACCCAATGGTTAAGCATTTATCATTTCCCCTACCTAAACTAAGTTTGAGCCACCCTACTCTCTATTACCTTTTATTTTTAGCAGTAAGGGAAAATTACCATGCAACCacataaaatttgaaaacctTTGCTATTTagtcaaatatttccaaattaGACATggtttttgctttctttttaaaCCCCAATTAGAATTCTCTCCTCTCTCCCTATTTCTTCTTATATTTCTTTTCCATCCTCTTCTTTGCATCAAACTTTCTTACCATTGCTGAAATTATTTTTGCTTCTCAAATTAAAATCTATTCCCGATTCAAGTTGTTTTCAACCGGATTCATAATTGCCATTATTAACATTCTTAACCTTTGCACTGATTTTCTTGTGGTGGAGCTCAGATCGAGTTTCATAGCTcactcctttttattttcttctctatgGATAACCAACCAGGTTAGGATGTTGACACAACATATGAAAGGCTCAGAAACGTTTTATTTATATGAAAGTGTTATTATTAgacttatttttataattcatgTTATTTCgaaactatattattttatttatattgcaGCATGAGACTCATATTTAGAGTTACTTCACATGCATGATTGTTAATTTGAATTTAGgataatgaacttgaatttagaTTTGATTATGCACTATATAATTtcgttttagtttaattaaaactGCATTGAATATCACTTTCTGCTACTGGGTTATAGCATAAATTTTGGGTAATAAATATATTAGGAATTAGCTAAGTTTCAAAGGAAATCACCCTtatacgaaaatgtataatttaatcgGTTTTTATTAACTCATGAGTTTTTCTGAAAATTTAACTAAgttttcttctaaattaaaaaaattttaatacggcTGTTTTATGAACCCCGATAGCTTATTGGGCCATTCTAGTGGCTAATATAATTTTTCGAATTTCGGgctaatgtctaggctgggttggGGAGGTTGCAAAATGTATCGGTTCGGAGAAAGTCATTAAAGTAGTTGACCTAGAATCAGATGGTTGaatcgatttttttatttttttattttttatttaattgaactaaACAGATCAGTCAAATTGACAAACCAATGACCTGACCAGTTTGACAACTAGTTCGATTCCAAAAACCTTGACCAAAATATTTCATTCTGACATGCTAATAGTTGGATAATGGATTTTTggtttgataaaaaatattaaaataaaaaaattttggttcaacCGCATGGTTTCTAGGTCAACCGGTCTAATGGCTTTCTCGAGACTGGTACTCTTACCGAGCTCAGGCTAATCGATCTAGTTCAAGTTTTGatgttttttaataatttttataactttatatcaattttaattttttttatattttttacaatttttattattttttaagaattataatacattttttaaaatttttagtactttaaataagttttatttattttataatttattagattttttatattttgataattttttatactttttataaatttatatcaattttcatatgttttaatatttaaccatttttatttttttatatttttaaatttttttatgaggaaaatattagattaaaccaaAAGTTTCCCTTGATTGGTCtgtcaatttattttaacagTCAACGTAGTTAATGACAAAATTATTAACAGAAgaatttaattgattattttagttaACAACAATGACTTAATTGGGTACAAATTTAATATAGggtcttaatttttattttattttttgcattttcttaAGGACATTTTTGATATATAAGccgattaaaaaaatttaagccaACCATATTAAAATATTGTTGGCGACTTATTTTAACTTGAAGAGCATAACTGCcatatatttgaaaactcttttaaatgaaaataagaagaaaaaaaaacaagataattaatatgataaacttgatttaataatttacatttttaagaactcaaaattttcttttgcaattttttaaatatacatttgtcttttttatatatttttaagattttttataattttttattgtttgaattcacatatatatttataaaatttatggaaaaagttgataaaaattttaaaatttagaggattttttgaattttcttttagaAGGAAGAAGttgcaaattttcaaaattgtcaAAGATATATCTCCATCAATCTATTgtttaaatagtaaatttaaacTCGACTCGAACTAgaaaataaaatacttaattgAGTTTATGCCAAAAACGAATAActcatataaaaatagaaataaattttgcTCACCCTACTTAATTCTTGCATTGAGCATATCTTTAGGATTTATATGCATTTATTAGGGGTGAGTAAATTTCGAttcgattaaaaaaattcaaaaaaaattcaaatttcaaattattcgaattgagttaatcgaattaactcgatttttttcgaatttcgagttcgaatcgagttgaattctcaaattcgaataactcgaataattcaaataaaacgaatataaactatattttttaatttttttaaattttaggcttTTACTAATTACTTAACCCAATTTTCCCTAagcccaaatattttattttatcccaTTTCCCTAACTCCAAGCTTATCTGCCCAAAGATTTATTTTCCCAAAACCTAATTCCTCCCCCAAATCAAACCCCCATGCCCCAGCCAATTCCATCTTCCAAAGTCCAAACCAAACcccaaattatttttcttattttctcctGACTCCAATCTCCATTTCCACAAAAATCAAActttaaaatctatttttttcaaaaaaaccctaaaataaaccattcttccttcttcttcttctagttCATTCAAACCTTCAAATCAAAATCCTTACCTCCAAAAATtgctatatttttattataatcttgttgtattgtttttgttgtttatttggaCTAATGTTGTTTGTTTGGGTTAATGTTATGTTgcttttatttattcacttatttactttaattttttgttgtataATCATGTTCAAAAAcgttaaagaaaattatttttttgaaaaattacataaaaataaataaccctagagtcaatttttttttaaatttaactcaaataaatatattcgattcgattcgatttgaatcATCTCATtcaactcgattcgagaaaatttcaaataaaattaagatgataaaataagattcaaaaactcgattaactcaaaaattttcgattcggctcgattcgattcgatcgaatgctcacctctaacatttattatttattattttgagaaGTATACAAAAAGATTCAACACAATACAAATAAAAAACAGaagataatatttttttggaaaaatgaaTCGGATCAAGATAGATTAAATTGTTAATAGAATCAAATatacattttcttttaaaaaaaaaaggatgcAGTATGAGAGAGAATAAAATGCGAAAAAAGAGAGAGGAGAATAGACAAGCAGAATACATACATCAAGCATTTTTTAGGAactttcttttttacaatttatttttagtttttttttggtgGTGCATGCATGCTATTTTGCGGTTTCGAAAACAGGCAGGGGTCTCCAAAGAAGTGGAATAAGTtattgaataatgaaatttgcGAGACGTATGATCATGCTTAGATGAGATCAGGAAAAGCATGTTGCTGGTACATTCCACGGAAGAAAAATGAAATGCAATGCTAATCTTACAAGTATGTATAATAGAGAAACTATATTATCCAAATTTTGCGGCCATAGAAACTCTGTAATAGCTCTTCTTTATTACTGGTACAAATATTTAGTAGGCCTCTCGACCCATCAAGATTTTCATGCACTTGGAATGAAAAACACACGAAAAAACCTCACAAAGATAATGCGTAGGGAACCTTCAACCGCAGGCATGATAGAGCTTCAATGTAGAACTAGCAGCACCATATTACAAGCCTCCTGCATATATCACACCAAACATTAGGAGAAATATACAAAGAACAAGAAAAGGAATAAAATCTTTTTGAGCTTCAAGTGTTTCTTTGAACAATGCAGGAATGGTTCAAAACTGTCAAGATTTAAGACTAAGGATGTTTAGAAACTTTGCTAGGATTTTAACTGTCTTTGCTTTTTAGTTTCGTCAAACTTACAATATGGTACAATCTTCCATATCTGGTTATCTCCCTTGTTCCATTGCCACAGCACAATAGTAGTACCGTTTTGGATGCCACCGGATTTCTTATCGCCATGGAAAGCATCGACATTGAGGCGAATGTTGTTAATCATTCTTATAGCTCTGTACCCATCACGGACTTCCTTGCTCTCGCTCCATAGCACTGACTCATCAAGATGATCTGGTTTGTAAGGCACCAGTTGGACCTGCAGAGAAAAACCCTTCAGCAAAACTTCAAGGTTGATCCCAATATTGTGACAATTGTATAATGTTACCATAACGATATGCCACTGAATCGGCAGAACAACAGATACAACAACAAACAATTGACTCAAATGATGCCTATGTGCAACTTCTTCTGTATATAACCTTTTAGTTAAAGCCTTTTATTACAGGATGAACTGATGGTCAAATATGTATTACATTAAGGGaacaattaaattaacaaaactGAAAGCCATGGAGAATTCTTACAGGATGAGAAGCTCCAATGGAATGTTTAATGGCTTGACCAGTGGCTTTATTAACCAGAGAAAAGCTGGGGAAACCCACTTCATCTTTCACACTTGTGCTGAACTTCTCATCTTTGTACCAGTGCTAAAACAGCAACAAAAATTAACATCCAAATCATAATTAAGATCCATGTTTGGCCTTAATCTTGAGTTTTAACAGTCAAACGGGGTTTTTGGGGTTGTCAATTTATGTGTTTAGTAAAGTCAAAAGGCATAGAACAATCAATCACGggggtgaaaaagaaaaatataataaaccaagttgataattttataaattaatccaaaaaaaattaaagaaaattgtaAACCTGTTGATACCGTACCTGGAATTCATCAGAGGGATCAGATGGAGCAAGAACAACTTTACCGTCTCTGATGGTGAGATGAAAATTAGGATCAGCTTTGCAATAGACTTTCACAGTAGGTTTCTTGTAGAATTCAGGTGGCAAATGGGGTCTAAAAGAAGGATGGTCATCAACCCTTCCTTGGCTACTTTCATGGGCAACATGTGAAACGGATGCTGGTGGGGGAGAGTAGTTCGATGGACTGTGTTCAGGCTGGTGGTGGACATGAGTCACATGGGGTGGCTGTTGGTACTGATATGACGGTGGTTGGTGTGGTGGGGGTGGTGGAAATCCAGGTTGCTGAAAGTAAGATGGTGGGGGTGGACCATCAAAGCCAGGTTGGTGGAAGTATGATGATGGAGGTGGCGGAGGATAGGGTCCAACAAAGCCAGGTGGCTGCTGGTAGCTTGGTGGTGGAGGGTACGGCGGAGTAAATTCATGGTGGTGAAGGTGTGGGTGTGGGTGTGGGGGTGGGGGTCTTTCTTGGTTTTCTTCATCATCATTTCTGTGGTGATGAGTGTGAGAGCGGTTGTGACCGAATGGGAACTCCATTTGTTCGATTCTGATCTGGTTAGGACAAATTGCTTTGATCCTAATTATATACTAACTTCATCActaatttgtttgtttgtttgacaatattttctaatattttttcttAGAATGCGTACACGTATGTTGATTTAATTGgccattaaattatttattaaaaatatttgtaaaagaaATTTAAACTTTCActaaaaatacctttaaaaaagAAATGTAGATTTCAATGACATTCATTGGATGTGGTGTGGAGAAAGTGATTTATTACAACTTACCACCAATACTTATTGATGTTCTTATCAAAACTCTAACCTTACAACTTATTTATTTATAGTTTTGTTAAATTTATACactatcttttaatttttaaataaaaatatattcagGTCTTTGCTATAACATCTaagttcttttatattttattttagttttttataaaaTCTTTTCACTTACAACACTAACAATCATACTCATGAAGTatattctttattaaattagttctttataataatatattgcctaaaattttatgtaaagtTATAGTTATTTCATATAAACAAGCCTATGGGTGAATTATCCATAgatgtttatttttaaacaaaattaccATATTAGGTcgatttttacaaaattaaccaGAATAGGCCGATTTTGGAGAGAGTGTGAAAATACGTTCAACTGAACGCGTTTTTAGTGGATTTTGCAGGAAAAGGCTTTCAACTGAATACACTTTCCTGCTAAGTCAGCAAAGTGCATACAGTTGGACGAAATTTCAGGTCCCAAACTCTCCCTGTGATagtcctaatttgaccctagtcagaatgtggtttcaggaccacaaaaccgagtcataaaaatttactttaatttttattgcatATATTTAATGTGTGATAGTgtgtgtatgaaaatttaatgttttaatttagtcttaagaatgtgaattttcttgaaaggacttagttgagaaacttagaaaagatgataggtaaattgtaaggatcaaataacaacaaggtgagaaagcttgggtttgcatgtcaaattgcccaaaattcaagtagtggccggccaagcaatgaTGCTTCTTCCACTAAGTtgaattttattgtaatttttttatattagttaatggttaaaataaattaaagaaaggaattaataggaaaaagatgaataaaatgagAAAGCTAGGGAAAGAAGGAGGAAATtttctaagacattcggccatcctaaggggttgattaaggtaggactcatgttaattttattaaatttttgtgaaaatctagttagtagccaatgtcttattatatcccatatgttaattttctacctaaataggtgactaaatggcatacggttagagggaggtaaatgctaagagtatggtacttttgatgttgtgaacggaaatagtagaaaggtgaaagaaaattaGGGTAGATATGTagatatatgtggatttatatgatgttataaatagatgtgaagctatgctagtttaggaaaaattcggtcaagtgttcatgagatgaaactaTGTgtgtaaatgaattaaaaatgatattataattgatattgtatattcggccatctaattaagtacataggtgatgttgaatttaatttttgcacATTTGGCTATATAGGTatgcccatttgtgatattacctttgattatatataatcgactaaatgagtgatgttggcttataagttgagtttgattcatgattatatatatatttgaatgtaaacCTATTTGAGATAATGTTATGTTGAGAAGTGACGATGCATTCGGCCTCGAGGTAATAGATGAATATTTGTTGAagttttaatgtcttgaacaatTACGGTtgtaaaatgtaatgaaaattattagactatatatgtgagaaattagcaagggtggttgtcgtatatacaaatatatatgtgttatatatgtatgtgtaattggattattgatagtaaggtgatattatatggttattagccgaatagctcaaaagcataaggtagaaagataaaattttaccatgtgtttcttatgatataaatcactaatattttgatataaatatctagcaagacggttaaactagttaatttatttgattaagctcaagaacttaaaggaggggaatcaagcaagggcaaagcaaagaacatcgagtagccgagttggaaccgt carries:
- the LOC107893814 gene encoding ricin B-like lectin R40G3, translated to MEFPFGHNRSHTHHHRNDDEENQERPPPPHPHPHLHHHEFTPPYPPPPSYQQPPGFVGPYPPPPPSSYFHQPGFDGPPPPSYFQQPGFPPPPPHQPPSYQYQQPPHVTHVHHQPEHSPSNYSPPPASVSHVAHESSQGRVDDHPSFRPHLPPEFYKKPTVKVYCKADPNFHLTIRDGKVVLAPSDPSDEFQHWYKDEKFSTSVKDEVGFPSFSLVNKATGQAIKHSIGASHPVQLVPYKPDHLDESVLWSESKEVRDGYRAIRMINNIRLNVDAFHGDKKSGGIQNGTTIVLWQWNKGDNQIWKIVPY